From the genome of Flavobacterium ovatum, one region includes:
- a CDS encoding porin family protein — MRQLLNSIYLLSFFNLCAQEEIKEAQSPMIVIDSLYREDQFYFGFTFNNLNNKPSGLSQNKFSTGFSVGFLRDMPVNKKRTLALASGVGFTYNNFIQNLDIEQTGETITYALFASSEDYSKNRFSQLFVDVPIEFRWRTSTYESYKFWRIYSGVKFSYLIYDRYVSTDAKGTTVITNNKDFDKLQYGIYLATGYNTFNIYAYYGLNALFKSAKVNGEQIDMKAFNVGVIFYIL, encoded by the coding sequence ATGCGACAACTGCTTAATTCTATTTATTTGTTATCGTTTTTTAATTTGTGCGCACAAGAGGAAATCAAAGAGGCACAATCACCAATGATAGTGATTGATTCTTTGTATCGTGAGGATCAATTTTATTTTGGTTTTACGTTTAATAATTTAAATAACAAACCGTCTGGTTTATCCCAAAATAAGTTCTCGACTGGTTTCTCGGTAGGTTTTTTAAGAGATATGCCAGTGAATAAAAAAAGAACTCTGGCACTTGCTTCGGGAGTTGGGTTCACATATAACAATTTTATTCAAAATTTAGATATCGAACAAACTGGTGAAACTATTACTTATGCACTCTTTGCTTCATCAGAGGATTATAGTAAAAATAGATTTTCGCAACTTTTTGTAGATGTACCAATAGAATTTCGTTGGCGAACATCAACTTATGAATCCTATAAGTTTTGGCGTATTTATAGTGGTGTAAAATTTAGTTATTTAATTTATGACCGTTATGTTTCTACTGATGCAAAAGGGACTACGGTGATCACAAATAACAAGGATTTTGATAAGTTACAGTATGGAATTTATCTAGCTACAGGTTACAATACTTTTAATATCTATGCCTATTACGGCCTGAATGCCCTTTTTAAATCGGCAAAAGTTAATGGTGAGCAAATTGACATGAAAGCCTTTAATGTGGGGGTTATTTTCTATATCTTATAA
- a CDS encoding bifunctional UDP-N-acetylmuramoyl-tripeptide:D-alanyl-D-alanine ligase/alanine racemase, whose amino-acid sequence MSILLKNIISVFSATCYGDISSVIIDHISIDSRSSHNGSNTLFFALIGPNNNAHLYIEELISEGVNNFVVSYIPEGLDDKANFIVVENTLVAFQIFAIYYRGLFDFPVIGITGSNGKTIVKEWLNFLLSPDFNIIRSPKSFNSQVGVPLSVIAINEKHNLGIFEAGISTISEMEKLEPIVKPTIGVLTNIGTSHDEGFENTTQKIAEKLLLFKSSDVLIYKKDERVDALISSKRTTFSWSFDNENVDVFVTETKISNKKTTIFYQFKGGLYEIDIPFEDMASIENAISCLLVLLYMKYDNVTIHSRMELLYPVEMRLEVKNGINNCNLIDDSYSSDFQSLKIALDFLESQNKFQKKTLILSDIFQSGLTDEELYGRVAKLVVANNIQRVIGIGQTISEFKNRFVNCVTYAHTSDFLADFENLDFSNETILVKGARSFEFEEIVAVLEQKKHETVLEINLNALSYNLNFYKAKLKPNIKIMVMVKAFGYGNGGLEIASLLEHHQVDYLGVAFADEGISLKNDGIRLPIMVLNPESTSFSSIIQHQLEPEIYNLRGLNNFLKIAEHKKLKHFPIHIKLDTGMHRLGFERNDILELIQTLKENDAVQVKSILSHMATSDDKVHYEFAKGQIQLFEELSSQMMTELQINPIRHILNTSGISNFPEAQFNMVRLGIGIYGVSNDPEEQKFLENVGTLKSVISQIRTIPAGDSVGYGRRFMAQKETKVATIPIGYADGISRAWGNGIGYVTIKNRKAKILGSVCMDMLMVEVTDVDCIEGDDVIIFGESPTVIEMAHALNTIPYEILTSISQRVKRVFYR is encoded by the coding sequence ATGAGCATTCTATTAAAAAATATTATTTCAGTTTTTTCGGCTACCTGTTATGGAGATATCTCCTCGGTGATTATAGATCATATTTCTATTGATAGTCGATCTTCACATAATGGTTCGAACACGTTGTTTTTTGCTTTGATTGGTCCTAATAATAATGCCCATCTTTATATAGAAGAATTAATCAGTGAAGGCGTAAACAACTTTGTAGTGAGTTATATTCCGGAGGGATTAGACGACAAAGCCAATTTCATAGTTGTTGAAAATACATTGGTGGCTTTTCAAATTTTCGCCATCTATTACCGAGGATTATTTGATTTTCCAGTAATTGGAATTACAGGCAGTAACGGTAAAACGATAGTCAAAGAATGGCTTAATTTTCTGTTGAGTCCCGATTTTAATATTATCCGTTCTCCAAAAAGTTTTAATTCGCAAGTAGGCGTTCCTTTGTCCGTCATTGCAATCAATGAAAAACACAATTTAGGGATTTTTGAAGCAGGGATTTCGACCATTTCTGAGATGGAAAAGTTAGAGCCTATTGTGAAACCTACAATTGGGGTTTTGACCAATATAGGAACCTCGCACGATGAGGGTTTTGAAAACACTACTCAAAAGATTGCCGAAAAATTATTGCTTTTTAAAAGTTCTGATGTTTTAATTTATAAAAAAGACGAAAGAGTAGATGCTTTGATTTCGTCAAAGAGGACAACATTTAGTTGGAGTTTTGACAATGAAAATGTAGATGTTTTTGTGACCGAAACTAAAATTTCAAATAAAAAAACAACCATTTTCTATCAGTTTAAGGGTGGTCTATATGAAATAGATATTCCATTTGAAGACATGGCTTCAATTGAAAATGCAATTTCGTGTTTATTAGTTTTACTATACATGAAGTATGATAATGTGACGATTCATTCCAGAATGGAGTTGTTGTATCCTGTTGAAATGCGATTGGAAGTCAAGAACGGTATCAATAATTGTAATTTGATTGATGATAGTTACAGTTCTGATTTTCAGTCGTTGAAGATCGCTTTAGATTTCTTAGAAAGTCAGAATAAATTCCAAAAGAAAACACTCATCCTATCGGATATTTTTCAAAGCGGACTTACGGATGAAGAGCTGTATGGCCGAGTAGCAAAATTGGTTGTTGCTAATAATATCCAGCGCGTAATAGGGATCGGACAAACGATTTCGGAATTTAAAAATCGATTTGTAAATTGTGTCACCTATGCACACACATCTGATTTTTTAGCTGATTTTGAAAATTTGGATTTCTCCAATGAAACAATTTTGGTCAAAGGCGCTCGTTCTTTTGAATTTGAAGAAATTGTGGCCGTTTTGGAACAAAAAAAGCACGAAACGGTTCTGGAAATCAACCTGAATGCCTTGAGTTATAATTTGAATTTTTATAAAGCCAAATTAAAACCCAATATCAAAATAATGGTCATGGTCAAAGCCTTTGGTTATGGCAATGGAGGACTAGAAATTGCCAGTTTACTGGAACATCATCAAGTGGATTATTTAGGTGTGGCTTTCGCCGATGAAGGAATATCGTTGAAAAATGACGGAATCCGTCTGCCGATTATGGTACTGAATCCTGAGAGCACTAGTTTTTCTTCCATTATTCAGCACCAATTAGAACCGGAGATTTATAATCTAAGAGGCTTAAATAATTTCTTGAAAATTGCGGAACATAAGAAACTAAAACATTTCCCAATTCATATCAAACTCGATACAGGAATGCATCGATTAGGTTTTGAACGAAACGATATTCTAGAATTAATTCAAACTTTAAAAGAGAATGATGCGGTACAAGTCAAAAGTATTTTGTCGCACATGGCTACAAGTGATGATAAAGTACACTATGAATTTGCCAAAGGACAAATTCAGCTTTTTGAAGAACTGTCTTCTCAAATGATGACCGAACTGCAAATCAATCCTATCAGACATATTTTGAATACATCAGGGATTAGTAATTTTCCGGAAGCGCAATTCAATATGGTACGATTGGGAATTGGGATTTACGGAGTTTCAAACGATCCCGAAGAGCAGAAATTTCTTGAAAATGTAGGAACATTAAAATCAGTGATTTCACAAATCCGTACTATTCCAGCAGGAGATAGCGTAGGCTACGGCAGACGCTTCATGGCCCAAAAAGAAACCAAAGTTGCCACCATTCCTATTGGTTATGCTGATGGAATTTCCCGTGCATGGGGCAATGGAATTGGTTATGTTACTATAAAAAATAGGAAAGCTAAAATCCTTGGTAGCGTTTGCATGGATATGTTAATGGTCGAGGTGACCGACGTGGATTGTATAGAAGGGGATGATGTAATTATTTTTGGTGAAAGCCCTACCGTTATCGAAATGGCGCACGCCTTGAATACCATTCCATATGAAATTTTGACAAGTATCTCACAACGGGTTAAACGTGTCTTTTATCGGTAA
- the mscL gene encoding large conductance mechanosensitive channel protein MscL encodes MGFFSDFKASLMKGDVLSLATAVVIGAAFGKIIGSAVSDVIMPIVGLITGGVDFTTKFITLDGNTYENLEAAQEAGAAVITYGNLVQATINFVIIAFFVFVILRAAEASKKKEEAAAPAPPAGPTQEELLIQIRDLLKK; translated from the coding sequence ATGGGATTTTTTAGTGATTTTAAAGCATCTTTAATGAAAGGTGATGTGTTGAGTTTAGCAACAGCAGTAGTAATTGGTGCTGCATTTGGTAAAATAATTGGTTCCGCTGTTAGTGATGTAATTATGCCTATTGTTGGTTTAATAACTGGAGGAGTTGATTTTACAACAAAATTCATTACTCTTGATGGGAATACTTATGAAAACCTTGAAGCGGCCCAAGAAGCAGGAGCAGCTGTGATTACTTATGGTAACCTTGTACAGGCGACTATTAATTTTGTAATTATTGCCTTTTTTGTTTTTGTTATTTTAAGAGCGGCTGAAGCATCTAAGAAGAAAGAAGAAGCTGCAGCGCCAGCACCACCAGCAGGTCCTACCCAGGAGGAATTGTTAATTCAAATTAGAGATTTGTTGAAAAAATAA
- a CDS encoding aspartate-semialdehyde dehydrogenase, whose protein sequence is MRIAVVGATGMVGEIMLKVLAERNFPVTELIPVASEKSVGKEIEFKGTKYKVVGLQTAVDMKADIALFSAGGETSLVWAPKFAEAGTTVIDNSSAWRMDPTKKLVVPEINASELTATDKIIANPNCSTIQMVLALAPLHKKYNVKRVIVSTYQSITGTGVKAVQQFENECAGIEGDMVYKYKINRNCIPQCDSFEDNGYTKEEMKLVNETKKILGDDTIKLTATAVRVPVVGGHSEAVNVEFSNDFDVNEVRTLLHNTDGITVQDNLDTFTYPMPRYAEGKNDVFVGRIRRDESQANTLNMWIVADNLRKGAATNTIQIAEYLVAAKLV, encoded by the coding sequence ATGAGAATAGCAGTAGTAGGAGCTACCGGTATGGTGGGCGAGATCATGTTAAAAGTATTAGCTGAAAGAAATTTTCCAGTAACTGAGTTAATTCCTGTTGCTTCAGAAAAGTCAGTTGGAAAAGAAATTGAGTTCAAAGGAACGAAATACAAAGTAGTAGGTTTACAAACTGCTGTAGATATGAAAGCGGACATCGCTTTGTTTTCTGCAGGTGGAGAAACTTCATTAGTTTGGGCGCCTAAGTTTGCCGAAGCTGGAACTACTGTAATTGACAACTCATCAGCTTGGAGAATGGATCCTACTAAAAAATTAGTAGTTCCTGAAATCAATGCTTCTGAATTGACTGCAACCGATAAAATCATTGCAAATCCAAACTGTTCTACCATTCAAATGGTATTGGCTTTGGCTCCATTGCACAAAAAATACAATGTAAAACGTGTGATCGTTTCTACTTACCAATCTATTACAGGAACAGGTGTAAAAGCAGTGCAACAATTCGAAAACGAATGTGCAGGTATAGAAGGTGATATGGTGTACAAATACAAAATCAACCGCAACTGCATCCCGCAATGTGATAGTTTTGAGGATAACGGATATACCAAAGAAGAGATGAAATTGGTAAACGAAACCAAAAAAATATTAGGTGATGACACTATCAAATTAACTGCTACTGCTGTTCGTGTGCCTGTTGTAGGTGGACATAGTGAGGCTGTAAATGTTGAGTTCTCTAATGATTTTGACGTTAACGAAGTAAGAACATTATTGCACAACACTGACGGAATCACAGTTCAAGACAACTTAGATACATTCACTTACCCAATGCCAAGATACGCTGAAGGTAAAAACGATGTTTTTGTAGGTAGAATTCGTCGTGACGAAAGCCAAGCAAACACATTAAACATGTGGATTGTTGCAGACAACTTGAGAAAAGGTGCTGCTACAAACACAATTCAAATTGCAGAATACCTAGTTGCAGCCAAATTGGTGTAA
- a CDS encoding DUF4402 domain-containing protein → MNFTSILYAQTRAITNTTASVSILRTYEIKKISDLTVNNISPKNNSSQTKRTNNASTSSYNSKSGTTAVNITEASFSVSDASNSTYSVDLNISELLVFNGVEIMNVDKLTCLTSKVNHEGADLIYFGATIHVNSDQASGIYSNLGSDLEVSVNYN, encoded by the coding sequence ATGAATTTTACAAGTATTTTGTACGCACAAACACGTGCGATCACAAACACTACTGCCTCGGTATCCATCTTAAGAACTTATGAGATCAAAAAAATTTCAGATCTCACCGTAAATAATATTAGTCCTAAAAATAATTCTTCACAAACTAAACGTACTAATAACGCAAGTACAAGTTCATATAATAGTAAATCAGGAACTACAGCAGTAAACATTACAGAAGCTTCTTTTAGTGTTTCAGATGCAAGTAATTCTACCTATAGTGTAGACTTGAATATTAGTGAGCTTTTAGTCTTTAACGGTGTTGAGATTATGAATGTGGACAAACTAACCTGTTTAACATCAAAAGTAAATCATGAAGGAGCAGATTTAATTTACTTCGGAGCCACCATTCATGTGAATTCTGATCAAGCTAGCGGAATCTATTCTAATTTAGGTTCTGACCTGGAAGTATCTGTCAATTATAATTAA
- a CDS encoding TonB-dependent receptor produces MRNYILVLFLGLSTLLQAQQRLSGIVMNIQNQPLPAVSVYISELHKGTTTNVSGKFSFVNLPKGELKLRFVLVGYGTQNITVSQLQKDEILQVTMDETLFEMDEVIVSTAFSKIQSQNVMKVSHESIQSLQEKGTATLIEGLATIPGVSQVSTGTSIGKPVIRGLSGNRVLVYSQGVRIENQQFGDEHGLGLNDSGVESVEVIKGPASLLYGSDALGGVLYFNPEKFADAHSFKANFSQKIFSNTLGSNTSLGLKTSTENWKYLVRGNFSTHSDYTVPNGDRVTNTRYNESDFKTGIGYSNSNFSSVFRYNYNKLDLGIPENGIDAQSTSKTTDFPRQGIANHLLSMNSVIYLGSSKLDLDLGYISNNRREFEESPTAILDMQLNTFNFNAKYHLPKIGAIESIVGVQGMRQTNTNSGEEFLIPDAKTNDFGVFGTANYEWKSSVIQGGLRYDNRKIKTEEHGDIGDEGYFKAINRSFDSFNASLGYKTDLATDLILRINLASGFRAPNLAELSSNGVHEGTYRYEIGNADLKNEQNIQTDLNIEYKNSHFEFFVNGFYNHINNFIYINPTGATLEDNLVFEYIQDNAKLYGGEAGLHFHPHPLDWLHFETSFETVTGKKQNNDYLPMIPANNWNNTVRAEFKIKDWLKDGFATLSYNATFNQKNVSGFETASSGYNLMNLGFGGKVALGKTIFRMNINGNNIFNKSYIAHLSRLKTDGIPNMGRNIVLGVNFDL; encoded by the coding sequence ATGAGAAATTATATATTAGTCTTATTCCTAGGACTAAGTACACTATTGCAAGCACAACAACGATTATCAGGAATCGTAATGAATATTCAAAATCAACCCTTGCCCGCCGTATCAGTTTATATATCTGAATTGCACAAAGGCACCACCACCAATGTAAGCGGGAAATTCTCATTTGTAAATTTACCCAAAGGAGAGCTAAAGCTTCGTTTTGTTTTGGTAGGTTATGGGACTCAAAATATAACAGTGAGCCAGCTTCAAAAAGATGAAATACTTCAGGTAACTATGGACGAAACTTTATTCGAAATGGATGAGGTGATTGTTTCAACGGCCTTTAGTAAGATTCAGTCACAAAACGTGATGAAAGTTTCACACGAAAGTATTCAGTCGCTTCAAGAAAAAGGAACTGCGACGTTGATAGAAGGCCTAGCGACTATCCCTGGAGTTTCACAAGTTTCTACAGGAACTTCGATTGGAAAACCTGTTATTCGTGGGTTGAGCGGTAATCGCGTTTTGGTGTATTCACAAGGCGTTCGTATCGAAAACCAACAATTCGGTGACGAACATGGTTTAGGGTTAAATGACTCTGGAGTAGAAAGTGTTGAGGTGATCAAAGGCCCCGCTTCTTTATTGTACGGTTCAGATGCTTTGGGGGGTGTTTTATATTTCAATCCAGAAAAATTTGCTGATGCTCATAGTTTTAAAGCGAATTTTAGCCAAAAAATATTTTCAAATACTTTGGGTTCGAATACATCTTTGGGGTTGAAAACATCAACCGAAAATTGGAAATATTTGGTTCGAGGGAATTTCTCTACACATTCCGATTATACCGTTCCCAATGGAGATCGAGTAACCAATACACGCTACAATGAATCTGATTTTAAAACAGGAATAGGGTATAGTAATTCAAATTTCTCTTCTGTTTTTCGATACAATTACAACAAACTCGATCTTGGAATTCCTGAAAATGGAATCGATGCCCAATCGACTTCTAAAACAACGGATTTTCCGCGTCAAGGTATTGCCAATCATTTGTTGAGTATGAACTCAGTGATTTATTTAGGGAGTTCTAAATTAGATCTTGATTTAGGATATATTTCTAATAATCGAAGAGAATTTGAGGAAAGTCCAACAGCAATTTTAGATATGCAACTCAATACTTTTAATTTCAATGCCAAATACCATTTGCCAAAAATAGGAGCAATCGAGTCTATTGTTGGAGTCCAAGGTATGCGACAAACCAATACCAATTCTGGCGAAGAATTTTTAATTCCAGATGCCAAGACCAATGATTTTGGTGTTTTTGGAACCGCTAATTACGAATGGAAATCCAGTGTTATTCAGGGAGGACTTCGTTATGATAACCGAAAAATTAAAACCGAAGAACATGGCGACATTGGTGATGAAGGCTATTTCAAAGCTATCAACCGTTCTTTTGATAGCTTTAATGCGTCTTTGGGGTACAAAACCGATTTGGCTACCGATTTGATTTTGCGAATCAATCTGGCCTCTGGATTTAGAGCGCCTAACCTAGCTGAGTTGTCCTCAAACGGTGTCCACGAAGGAACTTATCGCTACGAAATAGGTAATGCTGATTTGAAAAATGAGCAAAATATTCAAACTGATTTGAATATCGAGTACAAGAATTCACATTTTGAGTTTTTTGTCAATGGGTTTTACAACCACATTAATAATTTTATTTATATCAATCCTACAGGAGCAACGCTTGAAGATAATTTAGTTTTTGAGTACATTCAAGACAATGCAAAATTATACGGTGGTGAAGCTGGATTGCATTTTCATCCACATCCATTGGACTGGTTGCATTTTGAAACTAGTTTTGAAACCGTAACAGGCAAAAAACAAAATAATGATTATTTGCCCATGATTCCAGCCAACAATTGGAACAATACTGTTCGAGCCGAATTTAAAATTAAAGATTGGTTGAAAGATGGTTTTGCAACATTGAGTTATAATGCTACTTTTAATCAAAAAAACGTCAGTGGTTTTGAAACCGCTTCTAGTGGGTATAACTTGATGAATCTAGGTTTTGGAGGAAAAGTTGCCTTGGGAAAAACTATTTTCAGGATGAATATAAACGGAAATAATATTTTCAATAAAAGCTACATCGCCCATCTTTCCCGCTTAAAAACCGATGGTATTCCCAATATGGGAAGAAACATCGTTTTGGGTGTGAACTTTGATTTGTAG